In one window of Myotis daubentonii chromosome 13, mMyoDau2.1, whole genome shotgun sequence DNA:
- the SFXN2 gene encoding sideroflexin-2 isoform X1, with protein sequence MEPDLSGFNIDAPRWDQSAFLGRVKHFFNITDPRTVLVPERELDWAKMMVEKSRMGVVPPGTQVEQLLYAKKLYDSAFHPDTGDKMNVIGRMSFQVPGGMIITGFMLQFYRTMPAIIFWQWVNQSFNALVNYTNRNAASPTSVRQMALSYLTATTTAVTTAVSMNMLTKKAPPLVARWVPFAAVAAANCVNIPMMRQQELIQGISVKDKNHNELGHSRRAAAVGITQVVISRITMAAPGMILLPIVMERLEKLPFMQKVKVLHAPLQVMLCGCFLIFMVPVACGLFPQICELPVSYLEQELQDTIKAKYGELVPSVYFNKGL encoded by the exons ATGGAGCCTGACCTGTCTGGTTTTAACATCGATGCCCCCCGTTGGGACCAGTCCGCTTTCCTGGGGCGGGTGAAGCACTTCTTCAACATTACGGACCCTCGCACTGTTTTGGTACCAGAGCGGGAGCTGGATTGGGCCAAGATGATGGTGGAGAAaagcag GATGGGGGTCGTGCCCCCAGGGACTCAAGTGGAGCAGCTGCTGTATGCCAAAAAGCTCTATGACTCTGCCTTCCACCCTGACACCGGGGACAAGATGAATGTCATTGGACGGATGTCCTTCCAGGTTCCCGGCGGCATGATCATCACAGGCTTCATGCTCCAGTTCTACAG GACGATGCCAGCGATCATCTTCTGGCAGTGGGTGAACCAGTCCTTCAATGCCTTAGTCAACTACACCAACAGGAATGCGGCTTCCCCCACATCAGTCAG GCAGATGGCCCTTTCCTACCTCACAGCCACAACTACTGCGGTCACCACTGCCGTGAGCATGAACATGTTGACAAAG AAAGCTCCACCCTTGGTGGCCCGCTGGGTGCCCTTTGCTGCTGTAGCTGCTGCTAACTGTGTCAATATCCCAATGATGCGACAGCA GGAACTCATCCAAGGCATCTCCGTGAAGGACAAAAATCACAATGAGCTTGGTCATTCCCGG AGAGCTGCGGCCGTAGGCATCACCCAAGTGGTTATTTCTCGGATCACCATGGCAGCCCCTGGCATGA TCTTATTGCCAATCGTCATGGAAAGGCTGGAGAAACTGCCCTTCATGCAG AAAGTCAAGGTCCTGCATGCGCCATTGCAGGTTATGCTGTGTGGGTGCTT CCTCATCTTCATGGTGCCAGTGGCATGTGGGCTCTTCCCACAGATATG tgAACTGCCAGTTTCCTACCTGGAACAGGAGCTCCAAGACACCATCAAGGCCAAGTATGGAGAACTTGTGCCTTCTGTCTACTTCAATAAGGGTCTCTAA
- the SFXN2 gene encoding sideroflexin-2 isoform X3, with the protein MEPDLSGFNIDAPRWDQSAFLGRVKHFFNITDPRTVLVPERELDWAKMMVEKSRTMPAIIFWQWVNQSFNALVNYTNRNAASPTSVRQMALSYLTATTTAVTTAVSMNMLTKKAPPLVARWVPFAAVAAANCVNIPMMRQQELIQGISVKDKNHNELGHSRRAAAVGITQVVISRITMAAPGMILLPIVMERLEKLPFMQKVKVLHAPLQVMLCGCFLIFMVPVACGLFPQICELPVSYLEQELQDTIKAKYGELVPSVYFNKGL; encoded by the exons ATGGAGCCTGACCTGTCTGGTTTTAACATCGATGCCCCCCGTTGGGACCAGTCCGCTTTCCTGGGGCGGGTGAAGCACTTCTTCAACATTACGGACCCTCGCACTGTTTTGGTACCAGAGCGGGAGCTGGATTGGGCCAAGATGATGGTGGAGAAaagcag GACGATGCCAGCGATCATCTTCTGGCAGTGGGTGAACCAGTCCTTCAATGCCTTAGTCAACTACACCAACAGGAATGCGGCTTCCCCCACATCAGTCAG GCAGATGGCCCTTTCCTACCTCACAGCCACAACTACTGCGGTCACCACTGCCGTGAGCATGAACATGTTGACAAAG AAAGCTCCACCCTTGGTGGCCCGCTGGGTGCCCTTTGCTGCTGTAGCTGCTGCTAACTGTGTCAATATCCCAATGATGCGACAGCA GGAACTCATCCAAGGCATCTCCGTGAAGGACAAAAATCACAATGAGCTTGGTCATTCCCGG AGAGCTGCGGCCGTAGGCATCACCCAAGTGGTTATTTCTCGGATCACCATGGCAGCCCCTGGCATGA TCTTATTGCCAATCGTCATGGAAAGGCTGGAGAAACTGCCCTTCATGCAG AAAGTCAAGGTCCTGCATGCGCCATTGCAGGTTATGCTGTGTGGGTGCTT CCTCATCTTCATGGTGCCAGTGGCATGTGGGCTCTTCCCACAGATATG tgAACTGCCAGTTTCCTACCTGGAACAGGAGCTCCAAGACACCATCAAGGCCAAGTATGGAGAACTTGTGCCTTCTGTCTACTTCAATAAGGGTCTCTAA
- the SFXN2 gene encoding sideroflexin-2 isoform X2, with amino-acid sequence MEPDLSGFNIDAPRWDQSAFLGRVKHFFNITDPRTVLVPERELDWAKMMVEKSRMGVVPPGTQVEQLLYAKKLYDSAFHPDTGDKMNVIGRMSFQVPGGMIITGFMLQFYRTMPAIIFWQWVNQSFNALVNYTNRNAASPTSVRELIQGISVKDKNHNELGHSRRAAAVGITQVVISRITMAAPGMILLPIVMERLEKLPFMQKVKVLHAPLQVMLCGCFLIFMVPVACGLFPQICELPVSYLEQELQDTIKAKYGELVPSVYFNKGL; translated from the exons ATGGAGCCTGACCTGTCTGGTTTTAACATCGATGCCCCCCGTTGGGACCAGTCCGCTTTCCTGGGGCGGGTGAAGCACTTCTTCAACATTACGGACCCTCGCACTGTTTTGGTACCAGAGCGGGAGCTGGATTGGGCCAAGATGATGGTGGAGAAaagcag GATGGGGGTCGTGCCCCCAGGGACTCAAGTGGAGCAGCTGCTGTATGCCAAAAAGCTCTATGACTCTGCCTTCCACCCTGACACCGGGGACAAGATGAATGTCATTGGACGGATGTCCTTCCAGGTTCCCGGCGGCATGATCATCACAGGCTTCATGCTCCAGTTCTACAG GACGATGCCAGCGATCATCTTCTGGCAGTGGGTGAACCAGTCCTTCAATGCCTTAGTCAACTACACCAACAGGAATGCGGCTTCCCCCACATCAGTCAG GGAACTCATCCAAGGCATCTCCGTGAAGGACAAAAATCACAATGAGCTTGGTCATTCCCGG AGAGCTGCGGCCGTAGGCATCACCCAAGTGGTTATTTCTCGGATCACCATGGCAGCCCCTGGCATGA TCTTATTGCCAATCGTCATGGAAAGGCTGGAGAAACTGCCCTTCATGCAG AAAGTCAAGGTCCTGCATGCGCCATTGCAGGTTATGCTGTGTGGGTGCTT CCTCATCTTCATGGTGCCAGTGGCATGTGGGCTCTTCCCACAGATATG tgAACTGCCAGTTTCCTACCTGGAACAGGAGCTCCAAGACACCATCAAGGCCAAGTATGGAGAACTTGTGCCTTCTGTCTACTTCAATAAGGGTCTCTAA